From Primulina tabacum isolate GXHZ01 chromosome 2, ASM2559414v2, whole genome shotgun sequence, one genomic window encodes:
- the LOC142537176 gene encoding protein S40-4-like, protein MKPTLIHYSYYIYPIIHDSPLQTLPTYSNLPFPFPTNISMEPSRPNSYLRGGDQFEFDEAEVWHATEIINSLPETKKVGFANPRQLRKPSRKIANVDDRESGAKSLPVNIPDWSKILRGEYRERAGESVGGYGDSEEDDDDDDKNCRFPPHEYLARTRVASFSVHEGVGRTLKGRDLRRVRNAIWKQTGFED, encoded by the coding sequence ATGAAACCCACGCTTATCCATTACTCATACTATATATACCCCATCATTCATGATTCACCCCTCCAAACCTTGCCAACTTATTCCAATCTACCATTTCCCTTTCCCACCAACATTTCCATGGAACCCAGCAGACCCAACAGCTACCTCCGCGGCGGCGATCAGTTCGAATTCGACGAAGCCGAGGTCTGGCACGCCACCGAAATCATCAACAGTCTCCCCGAAACCAAGAAGGTGGGCTTCGCCAACCCGCGCCAGCTGCGGAAGCCCTCAAGAAAGATCGCCAACGTCGATGATCGGGAATCCGGCGCGAAGTCTCTGCCGGTCAACATCCCGGACTGGTCAAAAATCCTCCGCGGAGAGTACAGGGAACGCGCCGGCGAGTCCGTAGGTGGCTACGGAGACTCcgaagaagatgatgatgatgatgataaaaATTGCAGATTTCCCCCTCACGAGTATCTGGCTAGAACCAGAGTCGCTTCGTTCTCGGTGCATGAAGGAGTTGGGAGGACGCTCAAGGGGAGGGATTTGAGAAGGGTCAGAAATGCGATTTGGAAGCAGACTGGTTTTGAAGATTAG